The Theobroma cacao cultivar B97-61/B2 chromosome 2, Criollo_cocoa_genome_V2, whole genome shotgun sequence genome includes the window TCTTTCTTTATCTTTCTCAAACTCTTGTAAATTTGGAGGTTCGGTTTATATCCCCCTCCCGATTgtacttaattttttcaatatttaataaaattttaacaaggTAGCTGGGACTTGCGGGAACTTCcagcattaaaaaaaatattatattctaTAATCAAGAAACCTTGAGTTACATTCGCGGGGAGTTAggtaagaaaagaattttatgaCCTTAGACAAAATGAGAGTAAGGCAGGGTGTGTAGACCttagtttaaaataaataccatTAGATATAAATTTAACCATCCATAACCTAATCTTTTAAGGtctaagtccataatcatcctcatgctttataatcataatcaaaagcaTAGAAATAAATGCAAGCTCAATATCACTTGTTGATCTTGTGTGTTATTTGAGAAAAACATCAATTAAGTTACTTAAAATGCTTGACTCAAATTATTGGgtattgttttaattcaatttagtgtataagaaatttccattttcaaaacatttaaagtAAACCTTTTCTCCTTTTGCTTAAATAGAAATCCATTGAAATAAAACtttccattttcttccatAATTAAActccttttaattttgaaaacctCTTTATTTTAGGTACACTTCCTAGAATATATCTAAGACAACATCTTAATTTCTAACATTTAGAGTATggattaggttcctaaattgTATATTGTTCAAGTTActtattaaaacaaattttggaaacttctagtcaaaccaaaattctAAAGAAAGTTCAATGCTATCacataattttagaaatttcttttaaagtaaaaaactattttctaTGAATTTCCCAAGTTAAAATGCTACcattaattttaagaatttcttTTATAGTAGGAAACAATTTTCTATTCTTTATGAAtcacccaaaattaaaataaatgtcATTTAAGTGTTCTTAAACTACATAAATCATGAGTGAAACTCATGAAAAAATTACTGAAAATATCCAGCAAGTGTGTTTAacaattaaacacaaaattcaTGGAGAATTAAGCCACAAAAACTTATCATAGTTGCCCATAATTTTTCACATTGaatctttgttgttttggAACTCGAAAGCATGATTTTTATGAACTTTTCATACTAAATTAAGTTTGATTGAAATATGCAGTaacttaatttgataaaactaatttttaacaatttaaaaCTGCTCATAACGCTTGCCCAATGTTAGCAAAATTAATTAGCTCATTAGTTTCCAAAATATGTCAAAACTATTCGGTTTTAACTTGGCTTTACAACCTTTTAATCCATTCATTAATTCTTCAGTTAAACAtgattttaaaccttttaaaatatgttttagtAGATTAAGCACTTGTTGTCTagatttgaattaaaacaaaaaaaataaatttcaaagaaagCCTTCAAAATCTATATATACCAAATCAACATACAAATCAATCCTATTGATTATCAATAAGAATCAAGCATGcaaattacataaaaaaaatcaaataaaggctttgataccatttCTAGGATTTGACCGTAGGCataaacatgaaattaaaaatatagcgcaatgagaaaataaaatatgcatttaatcaaagaaacaGTCGATTCTCATTGAATCAATGTTTGTATTTTGcatgtaattttcaaattaattatgaacattcataagtttaagtATCATGTACTTTGCTTTAGAAATCACaatcaagagccaattaaatGCAAAAGGCTTGTGATGAAGCAAGAAACCCGAAAAAGAGAACAAGTCAGTCTGAAATCCTTTAGCGAAATTCATTACTTCTTtacctttaggatttgtcaaatcttcagccACCCAAATATTTGGCCTAACAGTAATCCACATAGTGACAGaataagaccttctcaaaGGCAGGGTCTTACTTGtgttagcaagttttgtttctaaaacaaaaagatcaaAAGTTCTTGTTGAATCTTATTTctatcaaataaagaaaactatttttcttttcttattttacaATATAGCTAAGAAGTGGCTGAaggcttagagttttagttggctaacataacatatttatatagtcaaactaagttgtaaccATAGATGCaacatttgtatttttattcaattaagtcctttgagcttaattaattttctcactttattttggtctatttcaattaagtccaacttgaTTGATTATCTTGATGTAATCTCAATCATATCACTTAATGTGTATGACCCAtgaggcttctaacatgttgataataaatataaatcaaaatcaaatatcaatttaataatttatttaaatttataaatcatgaGTTGTATCTAGCAGCACATTATGACCAACCAAATGttagagagtcaattaaagaatttgacaaaactCTTCAGTGATAAGCCTTTCAGTGCAATATGgtctttttataaaatatctcaGATATGTGATAGAATATGGCTCGGTGTCTACTTATGATTTTtcatattagttctcataattcataactaaccttatgaatttaagAAACTAACTTTCGCCAGATTCATCATGTTTTGGCCgaagactttatacaagttaatctaGAATTCAGAataagtgagatacatcccctTATATCACTTGGAGTGATAAATActttcttgaccactcatcCACCTTCATTTGCTTTatggcatacccaaaaacacccTGTTTAGGCATCTGGTCGCCTTTAGATCCATaggggtgaaatcaaagtatatcatttcctatACAAGATGACTTTGTCTCTTAAGTTCGAGGACTAGTTGCAcaactatcacatgagaataTATTCTATAGACACTTGaatgaaataccaaatggagttctcatagtGGGTTGTGTTCATTGAATTTGTTCTCTAACAAGTACTCACATGTTATCCTtaagtatcccatatacttcaatctatgagatcgattgcttacttcccaagtaaggaggcttaacatatactagtctttgagcattgtcaatgccctgtgttgacaatacaatgacaaGGAACAGTTTTAAgaacatggctttgatgcatagtcATCTCAttattgtaacaactttacaattctcttgcaaggcccttatgttccatgggcttcatccaattaatAGTTAATAATTCCCTATTATTGCActaatataaagaaaaacctCTATCATGTAATGTTATGTGATTAACAATGCATTAAATAACAATATATCCCCTAATCAATTCAATCGACTCTAGGTCATATACCAACAATTGCATAGGTTGTAGTTGATTAGTGCTGTCAAAATCCTTTTGTGGTAGTGAacttttgtaattttacagACTCTCAAAGCCCTTACCATAATTTTATGTCATGAAAAGTGTTTTACAGGTCATGCTAAAGACCTGATGATGGCATAATGGTAAAGAAGACTAATAAAATCaagctttttttaatttaaaaaaaaaagtgcacTAATAAAAACGAAGGAGTAGCTAccgtatatataatataaaagagACATACCTGTTTTTTATAGCCAATAACAAGTTCATATATCCTAAAAAAAGTCGCAGAAAATGGATGGACTCTACATATGTTTGTTTGAAGATAAATGTGATCATACTTCGCAGAAAGTGCTTTGATGATTCATTTACAATATAAGACTGATGGGGTATGTAATATCTAgtcatattttcaatttttatacaCATTATATTCTTTTTGGCCGATCTCATGCTGGCAACAAAACTTGTTCAGAAGAGAATGTTAGAGTTGCTTAATCCTTTTAATCCCTTTAGAATTAATCCACATAATTAAATGATGCGGGTTTTTCACTATGAATTAGTCCGCCTGCTGCCCATCAAACTTAATTAGATAAAAAGATTTAGTATTAAGTTGATCAATatctttaattcttttcactCATCGATCTTAGTCATACATCAAACTTGTATAGATTTCATCTCCTTAGGTTTTGTGTGCATATTTTCCAAACTATTATATTATTCAATTAATGGAAAATGTTCGTGGCTGTCTTCATCGCATGTCAATTGctctttgattttatttggcaTTGTAGTTTTCACTGCGCTGTCACCTGACTCTTCTGCGAAGTATCGTTTGtttttaaacaaatattttcTGGAGTTCCCAACTTTTCCATATTCATAGCAATAACCTCCTAACTCCCAGGTACAGTAGCTTCCAAAATGTTTCTCTCAAGGCCCAACTTTCATTTTTGTCTTGCCATGTATTTCCTTTCATGCGTAGATAATATCTATATCTAAATATAGTAGTAACTGGGTTTGGcgctatatatataaaagaaacttGTACAGCCGACTAGCTACCTAACTAGCAGCTAGGCATGGCGAACTGCCTTCATCTCTTGTATCTCTtatgtttctttctttgggTTCAGTTGGAAGTCAAGTCGGAAACGAGAGGAGTTGAAGTGAACACCTCGATTCAAGTTGGGGTGATTCTTGATTTGAAATCACCGCTGGGTGCCATGGCTGAGATATGCATTTCCATGGCAGTCTCGGATTTTTATGATGGCCATTCTGATTATCAGACGAGACTGGTTCTAAATACGAGGGATGCACATGATTCCGTTGGGATGGCTTCTTCAGGTAGATTTTATTTAGCTATAACTACATTATTATActattgataaaataaatcttatgTCAATTACTCTTAAAGTGTAATAATGATTTGTTACCTTTATTTAATAAGTTCAAGATGGATGCTGTTGTCATAACGTATgagtttcaaatttttaggttcaattccTTGAATGGATAAAAAAGGGGTTAAAAGGATATATACCTCTCAATTTCATTCTATAATCTAAGTAtatccaaaacaaaaaaagaaaaggggtgACGTTTTAACTTGACAATTTGAATGGCTGATTAAGAATTCGGACGAGAAATTGAACCAATGGTGCCACTGATTCCTAGCTCGGTTGATTGACTCAATCTCAAtcttatatatgtatatatatatattgataattttattgagTGAAATTAACcgtgtaatttttttatatgaatataaCTTATTCAAAgagtattaatttaaaaaaaaattataaagtatcatgtgaaaaaaaattgaaaccgTAAAGATGTAAGTAGAGTTTATCTACTAAATATTTGACCAACTGTTTAAACctttaattaataaacaaGTGGCTAAACATTTTTTCCGcttatcaaaaataaaaaacaaaaaaattcaaatatttgtcattaattaaaaaaattgaaaataaagaaacaattaaaCAAATTCTTCGAAACCTGCAAGGGTTAGTAGAACTTTAATACTCTACAACaaatttgtaatatttttaaattttaggcataataataaaagaataccTCAAATTATAgaagatttttttacttagaactttattttttatttgatgtaGTTAAGCTCTCATACATTTATCTTGTTTCGAAGAAAGTCCAATTTGAATGGAAAATGCTGCTGAAAACAATTAACAGTTTCATTGACCCATATAAATTTATGGAAAAtctatattctttttaaattttttgggtCCGTAAAAGAAAAGTAGTTCTAGATTTACATTCAATTAATATATTGTCAACGTAGATGTGAGTCATATCAGCATTTTCATCCTAATTCGAGtctattaaaagaaaataataataaaaggtCTCTATTgcaccaaataaaaaaaaaaaaaaaagaagaccaaagacaaaattttttactttataattAGGATGATCATTATGNaaaaaataaaaaaaaaaaaagagccaaagcaaaattttttctataattGGATGATCATTATGCCTAAATCTTAAAAGTTGTAGAATGATTATAAATAATCATTGCATATTATGTATTTCATGGTTTTGCCATTTGTATGGATGGAACAGTTGTAGACTTGCTGAAGAATGAGCAAGCGCATGCCATTATAGGGCCACAGTGGTCAGCGGAGGCTAAATTTGCGATTGAACTAGGTGAAATGGCTCATGTTCCCTTGGTTTCATTTTCTGCAACAAGCCCTTCACTTTCTCCAACCCAAAATACTTACTTCATCCGAACAGCCCAAAACGATGCCTCCCAAATCAGGGCCATTGTGGCCGTTTTGAAACAATTTGGATGGCCTCAAGTTGTTCTAATACATGAAGATACAGAATACGGCACTGAGATAGTtccttatttatttgattcatgGCGGGAGAACGACATTGGCTTAGCATACAAAAGCAAGATTTCTTCTTCTGCCACGGATTACGAAATTTCAAGAGAACTAAACAAGTTGAGGGCCCTGCAGACAAAGGTATTTTTAGTGCACATGACTAGTTCTCTTGGGTCTCGTTTATTTAGCCTGGTGGATAAGGCTGGAATGATGAGTATAGGGTACTCATGGCTTATAACTGATGGCATATCAAATTCATTGGAAGACATGGATCCTGCGGTTATTCATTCAATGGAAGGCGTGTTGGGAGTAAAGCCCCATGTGCCTGAGACACACGTTGTCAAGACTTTCAAAAAGAGATGGCAAAGGAATCTCCATTTGTTAAAGCCTAATAGTTCGGTAGGTGAGTTAAACATCTTTGGTTTTTGGGCATATGATACAGTCTGGGCATTAGCCACAGCAGCAGAGAGGATTGTGCCAGTAAATCCTACTTTCTTGAAGGTAGGCACTAATGGAAGTGTGATGGATCTTGCAAATTTAAGTATTTCTAAGATTGGTCCAAGATTTCTCAGTGAGATCTTAAACACCAAATTCAAAGGACTTGGTGGAGACTTTCACTTGGTTGATGGGCAGCTACAACCTTCAGTATTTGAAATATTCAATGTAATTGGAAGAGGACAACGAATCGTTGGATTTTGGACCCCGAAGGAAGGAATATCACCAGCGCTAAGTTCAACTGAAAGAGTAGCTAGCTCAGGTCTTAAAAACATCATATGGCCTGGAGACTCGACAGAAGTACCAACAGGCTGGGCTATACCCATGTTGAGAATTGGTGTTCCAGTGAAAACAGGTTTCACCCAGTTTGTGAAAATAGACAAGAATGGTGCAGATGAGATCCGCTGCACAGGGTTCTCCATAGAAGTTTTCGAAGCTGCATTGAAGAAATTGGCTTTCAATGTTTCTTATGTATATGTTCCCTTCATGAATGACGAGGGAAAGAGCAATGGTTCTTATAATGACCTTCTCCACCAGATTGAGCACAAGGTTAGAACAGAGCTTTCTTTATCTATCTTTTCTAGCTATTACTTGCATAACATGTGGTCTGCTTTATCTATCTTTTCTAGCTATTACTTGTACAATAGGTGGATAAAAAGTACAAAACTATGCACATTTCTTACTCTATGTTTGgtaagaaaggaagaaaatagagaaagggaaaaatgtgaggaaagaaaacaaaaacgagagaaagaaaagttttttttttcttttatttaatatgaaagataaaaataattaggaaaaaagaaattagggTAAAATGGCAAGTAAAATAGTTAAGCCGAATAGaaaaaagtaattttcttttaatttgaagcgattatattttgaaaatgttcaaattcatccttcattttaacttttttatttctttcttactAAATGAAAAAAGGGAACGCATTAAAAGAAAcactacttttcttttttcccatTCTTTCTATACTCTTTCCCTTCTACCTCCTACCAAACATAGTGTTAAATTTTGGCTTTATTTTTGActtatttcctttttatcACGAGACAATTTAGATTGTTGATGCAGTGGTGGGAGACACAACAATTATTGCCGACCGGACATCATATGTTGACTTCACATTGCCTTACACAGAGTCACGGATAGTAATGGTCGTACCCATCAAACATGAAAAATCCCTGTGGAGTTTCTTGCAACCTTTAGGTTGGGATCTTTGGTTTACAATCATTGGATCTTGCATCTTCTTTGGTCTCGTCATTCGGATTATGGAGCGCCATCACACCGCAAACACAAGATTTGGAGGGCCACCTAGTCGACAGCTTGGCATGATCTTTTGGTTTCCATTCTCATCTCTAGTCTTTCCTCAAAGTAAATCCTTTTACTTTTGAATGAAAATCTTCTTTAAATTCTAAATATCACTAGCTATACGGCTAATCGTCCACAATTGGCTGTGACCATAATTTATTGTTAGGCACTGTGTTATCAATCACTATTTTCTTTCATGTCAAACTTAAAAATAGGTTGCCTGATTGTCGTATCTTGTTCCAAGAACAACTTTACCTTTTTCAACAATTACTTACAGATTATTCCAACTATTTCTCCTGAAAATTATCCATACGGATGATACTCGATGCATATTTCACAACCAACAAAGGAACCggttttaccctttttttttttctgagaACTGTGTATTTCACCGTTTTTAAACTACTTATGGAAATTGAGGTTGTAGAAAGAGATATAATACAGGAAGAATTATTAGACTTGGTAAGAAAAGTTTTCCTCTTGTAACAGGGGAGCTGCTACTCAATGACTACTCCATATTTGTGCTGGTCATGTGGTTGTTTTTGGCATATATCTTGATGCAGAGTTACACAGCAAGCTTGTCTTCAATATTGACGGTGGATCAGTTGCATCCCACATTCTTTAGTGTCCAAAACCTCAAAACAAAAGGTTACAATGTTGGATACCAAAACGGTTCCTTTGTGCTAGACTTCTTAAAGAATCGGTTGAAGTTCGATGAGTCCAAACTCAAGGCATATGACACTATTCAGGATTATGACAAGGCCTTGTCAGAGGGAAGTGAACATGATGGAGTTGCTGCGATCTTCGATGAGATTCCTTTTATCAGGCTTTTCCTTGATAAATATGGTTCAAACTATATGATAACTGGACCGACGTATAGGACTGACGGGTTTGGATTTGTAAGTTTTATGTCTCTTTTCTACACTAAGAAATTAGTTTATTTACTTTTCTGCTGTCATTCTTGAGATTGATAATTAATATCATTACGGATTAACTCTTCCAGGCATTCCCAAGAGGCTCCCCTCTAGTCCCTTATATTTCAAGGGCAATCTTGAAAGTCAGAGAGGATACAATAATGGATAACATTGAGAAAAAGTATTTTAAGCATCAGGTTACATCTTTATATTCAGCTGCTCCAATCTCTGCAGATAGTCGTAG containing:
- the LOC18609151 gene encoding glutamate receptor 2.2; the encoded protein is MDAQVVVQMIQEGHQGSSRIRYLLASIRRCLSGLSFRISHIHREGNQAADHLSNQGHTLQNLQLEVKSETRGVEVNTSIQVGVILDLKSPLGAMAEICISMAVSDFYDGHSDYQTRLVLNTRDAHDSVGMASSVVDLLKNEQAHAIIGPQWSAEAKFAIELGEMAHVPLVSFSATSPSLSPTQNTYFIRTAQNDASQIRAIVAVLKQFGWPQVVLIHEDTEYGTEIVPYLFDSWRENDIGLAYKSKISSSATDYEISRELNKLRALQTKVFLVHMTSSLGSRLFSLVDKAGMMSIGYSWLITDGISNSLEDMDPAVIHSMEGVLGVKPHVPETHVVKTFKKRWQRNLHLLKPNSSVGELNIFGFWAYDTVWALATAAERIVPVNPTFLKVGTNGSVMDLANLSISKIGPRFLSEILNTKFKGLGGDFHLVDGQLQPSVFEIFNVIGRGQRIVGFWTPKEGISPALSSTERVASSGLKNIIWPGDSTEVPTGWAIPMLRIGVPVKTGFTQFVKIDKNGADEIRCTGFSIEVFEAALKKLAFNVSYVYVPFMNDEGKSNGSYNDLLHQIEHKIVDAVVGDTTIIADRTSYVDFTLPYTESRIVMVVPIKHEKSLWSFLQPLGWDLWFTIIGSCIFFGLVIRIMERHHTANTRFGGPPSRQLGMIFWFPFSSLVFPQRELLLNDYSIFVLVMWLFLAYILMQSYTASLSSILTVDQLHPTFFSVQNLKTKGYNVGYQNGSFVLDFLKNRLKFDESKLKAYDTIQDYDKALSEGSEHDGVAAIFDEIPFIRLFLDKYGSNYMITGPTYRTDGFGFAFPRGSPLVPYISRAILKVREDTIMDNIEKKYFKHQVTSLYSAAPISADSRSLSLHSFGGLFIITGIATLLALVISEGYFWEKPVSMAKKYGQRYLSSRASNIETKLVAHSTTVMNASTHSLDEIQINSGDSSGVSDLSDGSVHQENE